A genomic region of Leptolyngbya sp. NIES-2104 contains the following coding sequences:
- a CDS encoding response regulator, with amino-acid sequence MTRRILVIDDEDSIRELACACLEDLGEWETIAAASGRDGISIAKTEAIDAILLDVSMPDMDGFECYELLKPLAIPTILLTAKVLPEDRSRFAQLAIAGVITKPFNPTLICSQIAEYLGWDF; translated from the coding sequence ATGACCAGGCGAATTTTAGTGATTGATGACGAAGACAGCATTCGAGAACTAGCTTGTGCTTGCCTTGAAGATTTAGGTGAGTGGGAAACGATCGCTGCTGCATCCGGTCGAGATGGTATTTCAATCGCGAAAACCGAAGCGATCGATGCCATTCTCTTAGATGTTTCGATGCCGGATATGGACGGTTTTGAGTGTTATGAATTGCTCAAGCCGTTGGCGATTCCGACAATTCTCCTCACGGCAAAAGTGCTGCCCGAAGATCGATCGCGATTTGCTCAATTAGCGATCGCAGGGGTGATTACCAAACCTTTTAACCCCACGCTAATCTGCTCACAAATTGCTGAATATTTAGGCTGGGATTTTTAG